One genomic segment of Streptococcus salivarius includes these proteins:
- a CDS encoding TM2 domain-containing protein: MNPVDQWITINAKYFPTEQVQYIRQRLEALPEQQLSMLYSISFQDPTMLLIISLLGGTLGIDRFLLGQIGLGVGKLLTCGGCGIWSIVDLFLIMDATRQSNAQKLFAVIG, from the coding sequence ATGAATCCAGTCGATCAATGGATAACCATTAACGCCAAGTATTTCCCAACAGAACAAGTTCAGTACATCCGTCAACGTCTTGAAGCACTTCCTGAGCAACAACTTTCAATGCTTTACTCAATCAGCTTCCAAGATCCAACAATGTTGTTGATTATTTCACTTCTAGGTGGGACTCTTGGAATTGACCGCTTTTTGTTAGGACAAATTGGTCTCGGTGTTGGTAAACTTTTGACGTGTGGTGGATGTGGTATCTGGTCAATTGTTGACTTATTCCTCATCATGGATGCTACTCGCCAATCAAACGCTCAAAAACTCTTTGCAGTTATTGGCTAA